One window from the genome of Diabrotica virgifera virgifera chromosome 6, PGI_DIABVI_V3a encodes:
- the LOC114335485 gene encoding allergen Tha p 1, whose amino-acid sequence MQKFVFFFLLATVSFSAAAYTHKYSYINLHDVLHNVRLLKRYIDCLLDVPFTCSKDGDYLREVLPGAFEENCKECDATQKENAMKVTAYLMKHHPDWWKLIDQKYNADRSVFVTSNIGKIKYYQIHEI is encoded by the exons ATGCAGAAATTTGTGTTCTTCTTCTTACTCGCAACCGTTAGCTTCAGTGCTGCTGCTTATACGCACAAATACTCATACATCAATCTGCACGATGTTTTACATAATGTAAGATTGTTGAAAAGATATATAGACTGTTTGTTAGATGTACCATTCACTTGCTCCAAAGATGGAGATTATTTACGAG aggttCTTCCCGGTGCCTTCGAGGAAAACTGCAAAGAATGTGACGCAACTCAAAAAGAAAATGCTATGAAAGTGACAGCTTACCTCATGAAACATCATCCAGACTGGTGGAAGTTGATCGACCAGAAATATAACGCTGACAGAAGTGTATTTGTGACGAGTAATATTGGAAAAATCAAATACTATCAAATACACGAAATTTAA